A genomic region of Cuculus canorus isolate bCucCan1 chromosome 24, bCucCan1.pri, whole genome shotgun sequence contains the following coding sequences:
- the BTG2 gene encoding protein BTG2, with protein MSQRPVQRQSQRRGSPRSDMVPEIAAAVGFVSSLLRTRGCVSEQQLEVFSGALRQALEERYKHHWFPEKPFKGSGYRCIRINHKMDPIISMAASQIGLSLPQLYYLLPSELTLWVDPYEVSYRIGEDGSICVLYEATGTKPVSSYEMLTCKNQLMFGRTSPSKNYIMTVSS; from the exons ATGAGCCAACGGCCGGTCCAACGGCAGAGCCAGCGCCGCGGCAGCCCCCGGTCCGACATGGTGCCCGAGATCGCCGCCGCCGTGGGTTTCGTTTCCAGTCTGTTGCGAACGCGGGGCTGCGTGAGcgagcagcagctggaggtgttcagcGGGGCGCTGCGCCAGGCGCTCGAAG AGCGCTACAAACATCACTGGTTTCCTGAGAAACCTTTCAAAGGCTCTGGGTATCGGTGCATCCGGATCAATCACAAAATGGATCCTATTATCAGCATGGCAGCTAGCCAGATTGGACTTAGCCTCCCTCAGCTGTACTATCTTCTGCCCAGTGAGCTCACGCTCTGGGTGGATCCCTATGAGGTCTCGTATCGCATCGGGGAGGATGGCTCCATCTGTGTCTTATATGAAGCGACTGGAACGAAACCTGTGAGCTCCTACGAGATGCTTACCTGCAAGAACCAGCTGATGTTCGGTCGCACCAGTCCTTCCAAAAACTACATCATGACTGTCTCCAGCTAA